In Erigeron canadensis isolate Cc75 chromosome 1, C_canadensis_v1, whole genome shotgun sequence, a single window of DNA contains:
- the LOC122610715 gene encoding uncharacterized protein LOC122610715 — MVLKKVMGMMMGCLGISCLRITDQATRPAPPSECDSPSPSSYDVNDTQSRNENGTKCKQSYPCPDIDSRAPSSDDVDHKSSSSSSLTSSLSSSSSLSSSCGRIKLSDGRYLAYKERGVPKSQSDFRVVIVHGFASNKDMNFNASQKLMDELGIYLVQFDRAGYGDSDPYPKRSLKSEASDIQELADQLQLGPKFYLIGVSVGSYPTWSCVKNLPERLAGVALVVPFINYRWPSLPRDLIQDDYRKNLSKLAVWIARHTPGLLHWWLTQKMFPSSSVLDRNPKFFSSKDLEVLKNTPGYQLLCKSKLKEEPIFHSLIKDFMVAFGKWDFDPLAQSNPFEQSQSHFHIWQGYEDKVVPCELQRYVSSRLPWIQYHEVPDGGHLLVYDSDVCEAILRSLLLGEAAPLYIPKFDSN, encoded by the exons ATGGTATTGAAAAAAGTGATGGGTATGATGATGGGCTGTCTTGGAATAAGTTGTTTGAGGATCACTGATCAGGCAACAAGGCCAGCACCACCTTCTGAGTGTGATTCACCATCTCCGTCATCATATGATGTCAACGATACCCAATCCCGCAATGAGAATGGTACAAAATGTAAACAGTCTTACCCCTGCCCAGATATAGATAGTCGAGCTCCATCATCAGATGATGTTGATCATaaatcatcctcatcatcatcattaacatcatcattgtcatcatcatcatccttgTCATCATCATGTGGTAGAATCAAACTTAGTGATGGAAGGTACTTAGCTTATAAAGAAAGAGGAGTTCCCAAGAGCCAATCAGATTTCAGAGTTGTTATTGTTCACGGATTTGCTAGCAACAAAGACATGAACTTTAATGCTTCACAG AAACTAATGGATGAATTGGGGATTTACCTTGTACAATTCGATAGAGCTGGATATGGAGACAGTGATCCATATCCTAAGCGGTCACTCAAGAGTGAAGCATCAGATATTCAAGAACTTGCAGACCAGTTGCAGCTTGGGCCTAAATTCTATCTCATTGGGGTCTCAGTAGGATCATATCCCACATGGAGTTGTGTCAAGAACTTACCCGAAAG GCTAGCAGGAGTAGCTCTAGTAGTTCCATTCATAAACTACAGATGGCCATCACTTCCTCGTGATCTCATACAAGATGATTACCGGAAAAACCTTTCAAAGTTGGCAGTCTGGATTGCCCGCCACACTCCAGGGTTGCTACACTGGTGGCTGACTCAGAAAATGTTCCCTTCTTCTTCTGTTCTTGATAGAAACCCAAAATTCTTCAGTAGTAAAGACTTGGAAGTCCTGAAAAACACCCCCGGATACCAGTTGCTTTGTAAG AGTAAGCTGAAAGAAGAACCGATATTTCATAGTCTTATTAAAGACTTCATGGTTGCATTTGGGAAATGGGATTTTGACCCGCTGGCTCAAAGCAATCCTTTTGAACAAAGTCAAAGTCACTTCCACATCTGGCAAGGTTATGAAGACAAAGTAGTACCTTGTGAACTACAAAGGTATGTATCCTCAAGGTTGCCATGGATTCAGTACCATGAAGTCCCCGATGGAGGACATCTGCTCGTGTATGATAGTGATGTTTGTGAAGCCATTTTGAGGTCTCTTTTACTTGGAGAAGCAGCTCCATTGTATATACCTAAATTCGATTCAAACTAG
- the LOC122606706 gene encoding patellin-3-like translates to MADETPITATPPPATEHHDGTLETQPPPEQETPLSLPLILTSKETTIASPPTPTIGEVIEHPQKPIKRTPPDSLVSFKEESNKFKDLSDLEKDSLSELKNVVQEAINNKDLNFSTNSEEPSSEIKENHEEISIWGIPLLKDERTDVVLLKFLRARDFKVKESFIMLKNTLLWRKAFSIDDLVNEELGDDLEKVVFMHGYDKDGHPVCYNVYGEFQNKDLYAKTFSDEEKRTRFLKWRIQFLERSIRKLDFRPGGINTIFQVSDLKNSPGPGKRELRLATKQALQLLQDNYPEFVAKQVFINVPWWYLAFYSMMSPFMTQRTKSKFVFASPAKTAEALFKYVSPEHVPIQYGGLSVDYCDCNPEFTIDDPAAVVIVKPATKQTVEIIVNEKCTFVWELRVVGWEVSYSAEYVPNNEGNYTINIQKPKKMSPTDEPVISHSFKISELGKLLLTIDNPTSKKKTLLYRFKVDPLTE, encoded by the exons ATGGCCGACGAAACACCCATCACCGCCACACCACCGCCGGCGACAGAACACCACGACGGAACCCTAGAAACCCAACCACCACCGGAGCAAGAAACACCACTTTCTTTACCACTCATATTAACATCAAAAGAAACCACCATTGCATCACCACCAACACCCACCATAGGTGAAGTTATAGAACACCCACAAAAACCCATAAAAAGAACCCCCCCAGATTCTTTGGTTTCTTTCAAAGAAGAAAGCAACAAGTTCAAAGATCTATCAGATTTGGAAAAAGATTCACTTTCTGAGCTCAAAAATGTAGTCCAAGAAGCTATAAACAATAAAGATTTAAACTTTAGTACAAATTCAGAGGAACCCAGCTCAGAAATCAAAGAAAATCATGAAGAGATCTCAATTTGGGGAATCCCACTTTTGAAAGATGAAAGAACCGATGTTGTTTTGTTAAAGTTTTTAAGGGCTAGAGATTTTAAGGTCAAAGAGTCTTTCATAATGTTAAAAAACACACTTTTATGGAGAAAAGCATTTAGTATTGATGATTTAGTCAATGAAGAATTAGGTGatgatcttgaaaaagttgTGTTTATGCATGGTTATGATAAAGATGGACACCCTGTTTGTTATAATGTTTATGGTGAGTTTCAAAATAAAGACTTGTATGCAAAAACATTTTCTGATGAAGAAAAAAGGACTAGGTTTTTGAAATGGAGGATTCAGTTTCTTGAAAGGAGTATTAGGAAGTTGGATTTTAGGCCTGGTGGGATCAATACTATTTTTCAAGTTAGCGATTTGAAGAATTCGCCTGGGCCCGGCAAACGGGAGCTTAGATTGGCTACTAAGCAGGCTTTGCAGTTGTTGCAGGATAATTATCCCGAGTTTGTGGCTAAGCAG GTTTTCATCAATGTTCCATGGTGGTATTTGGCTTTTTATTCGATGATGAGTCCGTTCATGACTCAAAGAACTAAGAGCAAGTTTGTGTTTGCCAGCCCTGCAAAAACCGCTGAAGCCCTTTTCAA ATATGTGAGTCCAGAACATGTCCCGATACAGTATGGTGGACTGAGTGTAGATTATTGTGATTGCAACCCGGAATTCACGATTGATGATCCAGCTGCAGTTGTTATTGTTAAACCAGCCACCAAGCAAACTGTGGAGATTATTGTAAATGAG AAATGCACTTTTGTGTGGGAGCTACGAGTAGTTGGATGGGAAGTGAGCTACAGTGCTGAATATGTGCCAAATAATGAAGGTAATTATACCATTAATATCCAGAAACCAAAGAAGATGAGCCCAACAGACGAGCCAGTTATAAGCCACAGTTTTAAAATCAGTGAGCTGGGTAAGTTACTTCTCACTATTGACAACCCAACTTCAAAGAAGAAAACACTGCTTTATAGGTTTAAAGTTGATCCTCTTACTGAATGA